In Saccharothrix syringae, the following are encoded in one genomic region:
- a CDS encoding sulfotransferase produces the protein MTGFDPPATLPAPPPAPRGLPSRDVRTRGVPGGQRSTPDDVTARHQEFMVLMAEAQRAFLDSRRAPAPAEPPPLRGLAFVVTAGRSGSTAVSNILNAHPDVVSLNEFFFSVRTLLPDAGVLSGTAFWKALAAPHPMFDALLRGGAAVPEFLYPKLTGTRFSARRGGIPALCMMVLPHLSADPDRVFDELAAEVPAWPDQATPRHCLRLFAWFGRRFGGTVAVERSGLSLSWVPWLRRSFPDARFVHLHRGGPDSAVSMSRHVGSRLFLAVLRNLERLDPGAWGRPGRASALDPAAMPFDLVPLLGDRYDHDHLMGMDLPVARFAELWSDLVRTGVPALSGLGADRCRALSFEDLVRDPATRLAELAGFIGVTPFERWLREGAATLDPSRVGTAASRLSARELDEVRERCAPGEAALAEAALAEAAR, from the coding sequence CACCCCGGACGACGTGACCGCGCGCCACCAGGAGTTCATGGTGCTCATGGCCGAGGCGCAGCGCGCCTTCCTGGACAGCCGGCGCGCCCCGGCCCCCGCCGAGCCGCCCCCGCTGCGAGGGCTGGCCTTCGTGGTCACGGCGGGGCGCAGCGGGTCGACCGCGGTGTCGAACATCCTCAACGCCCACCCGGACGTGGTGAGCCTCAACGAGTTCTTCTTCTCCGTCCGCACACTGCTGCCGGACGCGGGTGTGCTCTCGGGGACGGCGTTCTGGAAGGCCCTGGCCGCACCGCACCCGATGTTCGACGCGCTGCTGCGCGGCGGCGCCGCGGTGCCCGAGTTCCTCTACCCGAAGTTGACGGGCACGCGGTTCAGCGCACGGCGGGGCGGCATCCCGGCGCTGTGCATGATGGTCCTGCCGCACCTGTCCGCCGACCCCGACCGCGTGTTCGACGAACTGGCGGCGGAGGTGCCGGCCTGGCCGGACCAGGCCACCCCCCGGCACTGCCTGCGCCTGTTCGCGTGGTTCGGTCGCAGGTTTGGCGGCACCGTCGCCGTCGAGCGCTCCGGCCTGTCCCTCAGCTGGGTCCCGTGGCTGCGCCGGTCCTTCCCGGACGCGCGCTTCGTCCACCTGCACCGCGGCGGGCCGGACAGCGCCGTCTCGATGAGCAGGCACGTCGGGTCGCGGCTCTTCCTGGCCGTCCTGCGGAACCTGGAGCGGCTCGACCCGGGCGCGTGGGGTCGTCCGGGGCGCGCGTCGGCCCTCGACCCGGCGGCGATGCCGTTCGACCTGGTCCCGTTGCTGGGCGACCGCTACGACCACGATCACCTGATGGGCATGGACCTGCCGGTCGCGCGGTTCGCCGAGCTGTGGTCGGACCTGGTGCGCACGGGCGTGCCGGCGCTGTCCGGCCTCGGCGCCGACCGCTGCCGGGCGCTGTCGTTCGAAGACCTCGTCCGCGACCCGGCCACCCGGCTGGCGGAACTCGCCGGGTTCATCGGCGTCACCCCGTTCGAGCGGTGGTTGCGCGAGGGCGCGGCCACCCTGGACCCGAGCCGGGTCGGGACCGCCGCCTCGCGGCTGTCCGCGCGGGAGTTGGACGAGGTGCGCGAGCGGTGCGCCCCCGGTGAGGCGGCACTGGCGGAGGCGGCACTGGCGGAGGCGGCGCGGTGA